In the Purpureocillium takamizusanense chromosome 5, complete sequence genome, one interval contains:
- the HAP5 gene encoding CCAAT- binding transcription factor component (EggNog:ENOG503NY2K~COG:K), with the protein MPPMDPQNQPTQSQQNRAAPVYDPSQGGHYGACAALASQGFAPAELYTGPWANVHQGLTGQYKDILTTYWQQTITHLESETHDYKLHQLPLARIKKVMKADPEVKMISAEAPILFAKGCDIFITELTMRAWIHAEENKRRTLQRSDIASALAKSDMFDFLIDIVPREEASSHAKRTTAQPAAAAQAVPAPPGQGQMPGQHAGMAQPANHASHPMAPADYMGGHHMPTEQDYRQNPGMYSGQVPQAPAAPYGQAQAPPSMYGEMEGMYPYSAMQPQQAPMSSEEFE; encoded by the exons ATGCCGCCAATGGATCCGCAGAATCAGCCAACGCAGTCGCAGCAAAACCGCGCTGCTCCAGTCTATGACCCCAGCCAAGGAGGCCACTATG GCGCTTGTGCGGCT CTAGCTTCTCAGGGTTTCGCCCCGGCTGAGCTCTACACTGGCCCGTGGGCTAAT GTCCATCAAGGTCTTACCGGACAGTACAAGGACATACTCACTACCTATTGGCAACAGACCATTACCCACCTGGAAAGTGAGACGCATGATTACAAGCTTCATCAACTACCTCTTGCTCGCATCAAGAAGGTTATGAAAGCCGATCCTGAAGTCAAGATGATTTCGGCGGAAGCTCCCATCCTTTTCGCCAAAGGCTGTGACATATTCATCACTGAGCTCACGATGCGCGCCTGGATACATGCAGAAGAGAACAAGCGGCGGACGTTGCAACGGTCTGACATCGCCTCGGCCCTTGCCAAATCCGACATGTTCGACTTTCTGATTGATATCGTTCCTCGGGAAGAGGCATCTTCGCATGCTAAGAGAACCACGGCAcaaccggcggcggccgctcaAGCTGTACCCGCGCCTCCCGGTCAAGGCCAGATGCCTGGCCAACACGCTGGCATGGCTCAGCCAGCAAACCATGCCTCGCATCCGATGGCCCCCGCGGACTATATGGGAGGACACCACATGCCCACAGAGCAGGATTACCGACAGAACCCCGGCATGTATTCCGGCCAGGTCCCTCAGGCCCCTGCCGCTCCGTACGGTCAAGCCCAAGCACCGCCATCCATGTATGGAGAAATGGAGGGCATGTATCCCTACTCAGCGATGCAACCTCAGCAG GCGCCCATGTCTTCTGAGGAATTTGAGTGA
- the fcf2 gene encoding dTDP-fucopyranose mutase (COG:S~EggNog:ENOG503P2SY~BUSCO:EOG092643NE), with translation MPELVDNRIEELLKEAEHRLRGSAASDLASPVAQPFTVVPKATKKPIPDEALSVRAAQSRPAVSASKKDTAGPNWFDLPKTNLTPEFKRDWQVLRMRGLLDPKHQKKALRSAPPEYSQLGEVISGPADYYSARLSRKDRKRTIFEEVAAAHDKEKLSGKYAGIQRNKTSGKKAFYQRLVSQRRKRQS, from the exons ATGCCCGAATTAGTCGATAATCGGATAGAGGAGCTTCTCAAAGAGGCAGAGCATCGACTCAGGGGAAGTGCCGCTTCTGATCTTGCCTCTCCGGTGGCGCAACCCTTCACCGTCGTCCCCAAGGCCACCAAGAAGCCTATACCAGACGAAGCTCTCTCGGTGCGCGCAGCCCAGAGTCGACCTGCTGTCAGCGCATCAAAAAAG GACACTGCTGGCCCAAATTGGTTTGACCTTCCGAAAACAAATCTCACTCCAGAATTCAAGCGGGACTGGCAGGTGCTGCGTATGCGAGGGCTTCTGGATCCCAAGCATCAGAAGAAAGCTCTTCGCTCTGCTCCGCCGGAATATTCCCAGCTTGGCGAAGTGATATCCGGGCCAGCCGACTACTATAGTGCAAGATTGTCCCGTAAAGATAGAAAGCGGACAATATTCGAGGAGGTAGCAGCCGCGCACGACAAGGAAAAGCTGAGCGGCAAATACGCTGGCATTCAACGGAACAAAACCTCTGGCAAGAAGGCATTCTATCAAAGACTTGTGTCGCAGAGACGAAAGCGACAAAGTTGA
- the RSM10 gene encoding Tryptophan--tRNA ligase (COG:J~EggNog:ENOG503P24D), which translates to MLRTTSRSLASLSVTIPRIARRSHTSLGSGSDEVQERQLTAESKSGGQGQLRRPRSLQALYLKPLKREAEFGIPSCDLQFRSFSLQPLEFFVDFALRAAYYLGLPAYGPVPLPRITERWTVPRSHFIFKKSQENFERVTLRRLIQIKDGHPETVQLWLAYLRKHQYYGVGMKANIWEFTQAGVGRSMEVPEDQLKGLDTAWAQLGQTKSMGTADKVEELLNSRRFKEAAGLRQPLTPSK; encoded by the exons ATGCTTCGCACAACCTCTAGGTCATTGGCGTCACTGTCC GTCACTATACCGCGAATCGCCCGTCGTTCCCACACTTCATT GGGTTCAGGTAGTGACGAAGTCCAAGAGCGACAGTTGACGGCCGAATCGAAGTcaggcgggcaggggcagcTGCGTCGGCCAAGGTCACTCCAGGCGTTATATCTCAAGCCACTTAagcgcgaggccgagttcGGAATCCCATCATGCGACTTGCAGTTTCGATCCTTCAGTCTTCAGCCTCTTGAGTTCTTTGTCGACTTTGCGCTGCGCGCTGCATACTACCTTGGCCTCCCGGCATACGGGCCAGTCCCTTTGCCTCGCATTACCGAACGTTGGACAGTGCCCCGAAGCCACTTCATTTTTAAAAAATCACAAGAGAACTTTGAGCGTGTAACATTGCGGCGACTGATCCAGATTAAGGATGGCCACCCGGAGACTGTGCAGCTGTGGCTCGCCTACTTGCGAAAGCACCAATATTATGGCGTGGGAATGAAGGCAAATATATGGGAATTCACGCAGGCTGGGGTCGGTCGCTCAATGGAGGTTCCTGAGGATCAATTGAAGGGACTTGACACGGCTTGGGCACAGCTCGGGCAGACCAAGTCGATGGGTACTGCAGacaaggtggaggagctgcttaACAGCCGCCGATTCAAAGAGGCGGCTGGCCTCAGGCAGCCTCTTACGCCGAGCAAATGA
- the PDR6 gene encoding member of the karyopherin-beta (COG:U~COG:Y~EggNog:ENOG503NYJC) encodes MIHQLLERPDDKVKFFGALTVIIKLNKESSSLSDEDAAELLVRLVEWYSQSLARGRAGSLVSRKLSSAIATFFLHFHRLWPAYTRHLLVCLASHRPLDPSAVDDTVSSADALARLSSTQLQAAIWVVTSVMDDVARFDLNAATNAGLYDAVVRNTPDAVVLMAACLSPHIEDPTAHSDAVKCLQSWATFAQRASSGHSNIPASLRPLLEPVISSLSRDSLFDASAELIVDVLSNYPTLMTNTQYEYLATLFTAPWARERYEKLLQGDFDFESVQFGHLLLGFGEAKAEALIQSSDGSSQHLLSLLCGLLTAAGYPVAEDRIFVPAVEFWSTFAETLADHVHLDEPEISSPSAASAMTQLLAAVSRAWQKITYPPSGEYCQWDSVDRIGFSDARKDVVDFLQSAYALAGPQLVATFADLTLSALSQSAWLPLEAAAFCLGGLADCGRDDIRFDAALTPVFASPLFSVLGDNSQAGVHLRTRQTCLSLIEQYNEYFERNVEFLAPALRLLFTLLGEQSMAASASKSILRLCSSCRHHLYPETEGFLDEYAALTHGRRLDCISSEKVLGAIASVAQAIPNPHQRYRACARLLEFVVRDVHRSRHFNASSPGADDHPCRGLRCFDSTSDEHPGLHLGLRALRSLVSVGKGFQSLSDSSIDVDASGRRLAVSRDGLELLHDQIMEILRELDEAFGKSSEIIELISSVLRSGFSENEAGPFVLPPDTVTHFLTIHTASTTRVGVLVNTACSFVSSLQSHEFPSREAICSTLLMWDIGLLRQLSEPESDPELSQNGIEFASRLLSKAPATVLSLRPADAAEFLFLFTLRVLDGKEPLPKGAAADFWVKTNPTCTPLNARIVDYS; translated from the exons ATGATTCACCAGCTGCTGGAGCGGCCCGATGACAAGGTCAAGTTCTTTGGAGCCCTCACTGTCATCATCAAGCTGAACAAGGAGAG ctcctccttgagcgATGAAGATGCCGCTGAGCTTCTTGTGCGGCTTGTGGAATGGTACTCACAGTCCCTCGCTCGTGGACGAGCCGGCTCCCTTGTATCACGAAAGCTCTcgtccgccatcgccaccttCTTTCTCCACTTTCATCGACTTTGGCCTGCATATACCCGTCATCTCTTGGTGTGTCTTGCCTCTCATCGACCGCTTGACCCttccgccgtcgacgacaccgtcAGCTCAGCCGATGCGCTAGCTCGCTTGAGCTCTACCCAGCTTCAAGCTGCTATCTGGGTGGTCACCAGCGTCATGGACGATGTCGCTAGATTTGATCTGAATGCAGCAACAAA CGCAGGCTTGTATGATGCGGTGGTGAGGAACACACCGGACGCGGTCGTCCTTATGGCGGCATGTCTGTCTCCTCACATCGAAGACCCCACAGCCCATAGCGATGCCGTCAAATGCCTTCAG TCTTGGGCCACATTTGCACAGAGAGCATCGTCGGGTCACAGCAATATTCCGGCGTCTTTACGACCACTTCTGGAACCGGTCATCTCATCCCTATCACGCGATTCTCTGTTTGATGCGTCAGCGGAACTCATCGTCGATGTGTTGTCAAACTACCCGACGCTCATGACCAACACCCAATACGAATATCTGGCTACGCTCTTTACAGCCCCTTGGGCTCGGGAGCGGTACGAGAAGCTACTTCAAGGAGACTTTGACTTCGAATCCGTTCAGTTCGGGCATCTGTTGCTCGGCTTCGGTGAGGCAAAGGCTGAAGCCCTCATCCAGAGTAGTGACGGAAGCAGCCAGCACCTTCTGTCATTATTATGCGGACTCCTCACGGCAGCTGGCTACCCAGTCGCAGAGGACAGGATCTTTGTGCCTGCAGTCGAGTTCTGGTCAACCTTTGCAGAAACACTGGCAGACCATGTCCACCTAGACGAACCCGAGAtctcgtcaccgtcggcaGCCTCCGCAATGACCCAGCTCCTGGCGGCCGTTTCAAGGGCCTGGCAGAAGATAACGTATCCACCTTCAGGGGAGTACTGCCAGTGGGATTCTGTGGATCGCATCGGCTTCAGCGATGCCCGCAAGGACGTTGTTGACTTTCTTCAATCTGCCTATGCACTGGCGGGCCCTCAACTTGTGGCAACGTTTGCCGATCTTACACTTTCGGCGTTGTCACAGTCGGCCTGGCTTCCATTAGAAGCCGCCGCGTtctgcctcggcggcctaGCAGACTGTGGCAGAGATGACATTCGGTTTGATGCGGCCCTAACGCCAGTGTTCGCATCGCCCCTCTTCTCTGTTCTCGGCGACAACAGCCAGGCGGGGGTCCATCTCAGAACGCGACAGACTTGCCTATCCCTAATTGAACAGTACAACGAGTACTTTGAGAGGAATGTCGAGTTCCTCGCTCCAGCACTGCGTCTGCTGTTCACGTTGCTTGGTGAGCAGTCCATGGCGGCATCTGCATCCAAGTCAATCCTGAGATTGTGCTCTTCCTGTCGACACCATCTATATCCGGAGACAGAAGGATTCTTGGATGAGTACGCAGCCCTTACTCACGGCCGGCGACTCGATTGCATCTCTAGCGAGAAGGTGCTAGGAGCTATTGCCTCAGTTGCGCAAGCTATACCGAACCCCCACCAAAGATATAGGGCCTGTGCAAGACTTTTGGAGTTTGTCGTCCGTGACGTGCACCGATCCCGTCATTTCAATGCATCATCACCCGGGGCTGATGATCATCCGTGTCGGGGGCTTAGGTGTTTTGACAGCACGTCCGACGAGCACCCTGGCCTACACCTTGGCTTAAGGGCGCTGAGAAGCCTTGTCAGCGTAGGAAAGGGGTTCCAATCGCTATCCGACTCTTCGATCGACGTTGACGCAAGCGGCCGTCGGCTTGCAGTATCGCGCGACGGGCTGGAGTTGCTGCATGACCAGATCATGGAAATCCTTCGGGAATTGGACGAGGCATTCGGCAAGAGCTCTGAAATTATTGAGCTTATCAGCAGTGTCCTCCGCAGCGGATTCTCAGAGAATGAAGCGGGCCCGTTTGTTCTCCCGCCGGATACGGTAACCCATTTCCTCACCATTCacacggcgtcgacaaccCGAGTGGGCGTTCTCGTCAACACAGCGTGCTCATTTGTGAGCTCGTTGCAGTCGCATGAATTTCCCAGTCGTGAAGCTATATGTTCCACGCTGCTCATGTGGGACATTGGACTCCTCAGGCAGCTTTCAG